One region of Qipengyuania sp. SS22 genomic DNA includes:
- a CDS encoding SDR family NAD(P)-dependent oxidoreductase: MTDPFDFSGKTVLVIGGSSGIGNGIAQGFRQHGALVHVTGTRAAASDYTASEGSDLAGLTFHRLDVSDASATASFALPDRLDVVVLCQGTVRYSREEFERDGWDAVMEVNLNSLIDCARIVRPRLAERGGSLIVVSSVGAYHAMLGNPAYAASKAGAVSLVGSLAQAWAGEGIRVNGIAPGLVPTKLTKVTTDNAQRAAGAVARIPAGRMGTPQDMAGAALFLASPLAD; this comes from the coding sequence ATGACCGACCCGTTCGATTTTTCCGGCAAGACCGTGCTCGTCATCGGCGGGTCGAGCGGGATCGGTAATGGCATCGCGCAGGGTTTCCGCCAGCACGGCGCGCTGGTCCATGTGACCGGGACCCGTGCGGCGGCATCCGATTATACGGCCTCCGAAGGCAGCGATCTGGCGGGGCTGACCTTCCACCGGCTCGACGTGTCGGACGCCTCCGCCACTGCCAGCTTTGCCTTGCCCGACAGGCTCGATGTCGTCGTCCTGTGCCAGGGCACGGTGCGCTATTCCCGCGAGGAATTCGAGCGCGACGGCTGGGATGCGGTGATGGAGGTCAACCTCAACTCGCTGATCGATTGCGCGCGGATCGTCCGCCCCCGGCTGGCCGAGCGGGGCGGATCGCTGATCGTCGTCAGTTCAGTCGGCGCGTACCACGCCATGCTGGGCAACCCGGCCTATGCTGCGAGCAAGGCGGGCGCGGTCAGTCTCGTGGGCAGTCTGGCGCAGGCCTGGGCGGGGGAGGGCATTCGCGTCAACGGCATCGCACCGGGCCTCGTCCCGACGAAGCTGACCAAGGTCACCACCGATAACGCACAACGTGCGGCGGGTGCAGTGGCGCGGATCCCGGCCGGGCGGATGGGCACCCCGCAGGACATGGCCGGGGCAGCGCTGTTCCTTGCCTCGCCGCTGGCCGATTAG
- a CDS encoding acyl-CoA dehydrogenase family protein — protein sequence MLDTSYRTAYNDDHEAFRDTVRKVFAEHMIPYLDQHEAEGIVPRSAWKALGEAGMLCPTVKEENGGLGLDFGFNCVLCEELSYLGSSAGFTLQNDITANYIERLGTDEQRAKYLPGMVSGDVISAIAMTEPGAGSDLQGIRTTAIKDGNHLVVNGSKTYITNGQNADVVIVVAKTDPAQGAKGTSLVLVDAGTEGFERGRNLDKIGQHSADTSELFFNDVRVPMTNILGGEGRGFIHLMEELPQERLGIAVGAQAAAQRAFDEAVKFTKDRKAFGKTVFEFQNTKFVLADLKAKLQVGWAHLDWAIKKHLAGELTTDEASAAKLWHTDLQWEACDMALQLHGGAGYMNEYAIARLWRDARVTRIFGGTNEIMKEVISRSI from the coding sequence ATGCTCGATACCAGCTATCGCACCGCCTATAATGACGATCACGAGGCCTTCCGCGACACCGTGCGCAAGGTCTTCGCCGAACACATGATCCCCTATCTCGACCAGCACGAGGCGGAAGGCATCGTCCCGCGCTCCGCATGGAAGGCGCTGGGCGAAGCAGGCATGCTATGCCCCACCGTCAAGGAAGAAAACGGCGGGCTCGGCCTCGATTTCGGCTTCAACTGTGTGCTCTGCGAGGAGCTGTCCTATCTCGGCAGTTCGGCCGGATTCACGCTGCAGAACGACATTACCGCCAATTACATCGAACGCCTCGGCACCGATGAACAGCGGGCGAAATACCTGCCCGGCATGGTCTCGGGCGATGTGATTTCGGCGATCGCGATGACCGAACCCGGCGCGGGCAGCGATTTGCAGGGCATCCGCACCACTGCGATCAAGGATGGCAACCATCTCGTGGTGAACGGGTCAAAGACCTACATCACCAATGGCCAGAACGCCGATGTCGTCATCGTCGTGGCCAAGACCGATCCCGCGCAAGGGGCCAAGGGCACCTCGCTGGTGCTGGTCGATGCAGGAACCGAAGGGTTCGAGCGCGGGCGCAATCTCGACAAGATCGGCCAGCATTCGGCCGACACCTCCGAACTGTTCTTCAACGACGTGCGCGTGCCGATGACCAATATCCTTGGCGGCGAAGGCCGGGGTTTCATCCACCTGATGGAAGAACTGCCGCAGGAACGCCTCGGCATCGCGGTGGGCGCACAGGCCGCCGCACAGCGTGCCTTCGACGAGGCGGTCAAGTTCACCAAGGACCGCAAGGCATTCGGCAAGACCGTATTCGAGTTTCAGAACACCAAATTCGTCCTCGCTGACCTCAAGGCCAAGCTGCAGGTCGGCTGGGCGCATCTCGACTGGGCGATCAAGAAGCACCTTGCGGGCGAGCTCACCACCGACGAGGCCAGCGCGGCCAAGTTGTGGCACACCGACCTGCAGTGGGAAGCCTGCGACATGGCGCTCCAGCTGCATGGCGGCGCGGGTTACATGAACGAATATGCGATTGCCCGGCTGTGGCGCGATGCGCGTGTTACGCGCATTTTCGGCGGCACCAACGAGATCATGAAGGAAGTGATCAGCCGCTCGATCTGA
- a CDS encoding NAD(P)H-dependent flavin oxidoreductase: MKTRITEMFGIEHPIIQGGMHYVGFAEMAAAVSNAGGLGIITGLTLGTPEKLANEIARCKDMTDKPFGVNLTFLPTVNAPDYPGLVKAIIDGGVKAVETAGNNPAQVLPFFKDAGVKVIHKCTSVRHSLKAQSIGCDAVSVDGFECGGHPGEDDIPNMILLPRAADELDIPFVASGGMADARSLVASLAMGAEGMNMGTRFIATKEAPVHENVKKAIVAASELDTRLVMRPLRNTERVMTNDAVERLLEKERKLGADLKFEDIIEEVAGVYPRIMTEGDMDAGAWSCGMVAGLINDIPTCKELIDGIMAEAEVLIRQRLAGFLDA; encoded by the coding sequence ATGAAAACCCGCATCACCGAAATGTTCGGTATCGAGCATCCGATCATCCAGGGTGGCATGCATTATGTCGGCTTTGCAGAAATGGCTGCGGCGGTTTCGAATGCGGGCGGACTGGGCATTATCACCGGACTGACGCTGGGCACGCCCGAGAAGCTCGCGAATGAGATCGCGCGCTGCAAGGACATGACCGACAAGCCGTTTGGCGTGAACCTGACCTTCCTGCCGACGGTCAACGCACCCGACTATCCCGGTCTGGTCAAGGCGATCATCGACGGCGGGGTGAAGGCAGTCGAAACCGCGGGCAACAATCCCGCACAGGTGCTGCCCTTCTTCAAGGATGCCGGGGTCAAGGTGATCCACAAATGCACCAGCGTGCGGCACAGCCTCAAGGCGCAGTCGATCGGCTGCGATGCGGTCAGCGTCGACGGGTTCGAATGCGGCGGCCATCCGGGCGAGGACGACATTCCCAACATGATCCTGCTGCCGCGCGCGGCAGACGAACTCGACATTCCCTTCGTCGCCAGCGGCGGCATGGCCGATGCGCGCAGCCTGGTGGCCAGCCTCGCGATGGGTGCCGAAGGCATGAACATGGGCACGCGCTTCATCGCCACCAAGGAAGCGCCGGTACACGAGAACGTGAAGAAGGCGATCGTCGCGGCGAGCGAGCTCGACACGCGGCTGGTCATGCGCCCGCTGCGCAACACCGAACGCGTGATGACCAATGATGCCGTCGAACGCCTGCTCGAAAAAGAACGCAAGCTGGGGGCCGACCTCAAGTTCGAGGATATCATCGAGGAAGTCGCGGGCGTCTATCCGCGGATCATGACCGAAGGCGACATGGATGCAGGCGCCTGGTCGTGCGGCATGGTAGCGGGCCTCATCAACGACATCCCCACCTGCAAGGAATTGATCGACGGCATCATGGCCGAAGCCGAAGTGCTCATTCGCCAGCGCCTCGCCGGCTTCCTCGACGCCTGA
- a CDS encoding response regulator transcription factor — protein sequence MRTINIFLTDPVAGDFPDFDNGDLRYAFARLFPDGPRRLVEGPVCAFVDWVMADLSGLEMCRRLRSDARMDDAHITIVLEEDDAEDKRRALRAGADDYIVGPIDRTVVLDRVMALQVGGAQPRVNERLELGALLVDLAALQARWNGQALDLRPNEFRLLHFLAQNPDRVLSRGDLIAALGKQEPPIDERTVDVWIGRLRRALRKVGAGERVRTVRSLGYVYDSYD from the coding sequence GTGCGAACGATCAATATCTTCCTGACAGACCCGGTGGCGGGCGATTTTCCCGACTTCGACAATGGCGATTTGCGCTATGCTTTCGCGCGGCTCTTTCCCGACGGCCCGCGGCGGCTGGTCGAGGGGCCGGTCTGCGCCTTTGTCGACTGGGTAATGGCCGATCTGTCGGGGCTCGAAATGTGTCGCCGCTTGCGCTCGGACGCGCGTATGGACGACGCGCATATCACCATTGTGCTCGAAGAGGACGATGCCGAGGACAAACGCCGCGCGCTACGGGCTGGGGCGGATGACTACATCGTCGGCCCGATCGATCGCACCGTGGTGCTCGACCGGGTGATGGCGCTGCAGGTCGGCGGTGCGCAGCCGCGCGTCAACGAACGGCTCGAGCTGGGCGCGTTGCTGGTCGATCTCGCAGCCTTGCAGGCGCGGTGGAACGGGCAGGCGCTCGACCTGCGCCCCAATGAATTCCGCCTGCTGCATTTCCTGGCACAGAACCCCGACCGCGTGCTGTCGCGCGGCGATCTGATCGCGGCACTCGGCAAGCAGGAACCGCCGATCGACGAACGCACGGTCGACGTATGGATCGGCCGCCTGCGCCGCGCGCTGCGCAAGGTCGGCGCGGGCGAGCGCGTGCGGACGGTGCGCTCGCTGGGGTATGTCTACGACAGCTACGACTAA
- a CDS encoding aldo/keto reductase produces the protein MDYVNLGPSGLRVSRLCLGCMSYGDTSKGWHGDWVLSEDESRPFIREAVEAGINFFDTANMYSRGASEEVIGRLLPEFARRDEIVVATKAFLPWQQAPNAGGLSRKALMQAVDDSLTRLGMDYVDLYQIHRWDDATPIEETMEALHDIVKAGKARYIGASSMFAWQFAKAQEVARANGWTRFISMQNHVNLLYREEEREMLPLCADQGVGVIPWSPLARGKLARAWDETTVRSETDGFGKLLYRQQEEADRAIVETVGAIAADRGVSRASVALAWHFAKDVTAPIIGATKDGHIAAAVAAMDLGLSDDEVARLEQPYLPKTPVGVVSTVPRDWSLSQVAE, from the coding sequence ATGGACTATGTCAATCTCGGGCCCTCGGGTCTCAGGGTATCGCGGCTGTGCCTGGGCTGCATGAGCTATGGCGATACCAGTAAGGGCTGGCACGGAGACTGGGTGCTTTCCGAGGACGAAAGCCGCCCCTTCATTCGCGAGGCGGTGGAGGCGGGGATCAACTTCTTCGATACGGCGAACATGTATTCGCGCGGCGCCTCGGAAGAGGTGATCGGGCGCCTGCTGCCCGAATTCGCGCGGCGCGACGAGATCGTGGTCGCGACCAAGGCCTTCCTGCCCTGGCAGCAGGCCCCCAATGCGGGCGGGCTGTCGCGCAAGGCGCTGATGCAGGCGGTGGACGACAGCCTGACGCGGCTGGGGATGGACTATGTCGATCTCTATCAGATCCACCGCTGGGACGATGCCACGCCGATCGAGGAAACGATGGAGGCGCTGCACGACATCGTGAAGGCGGGCAAGGCGCGCTATATCGGCGCCTCGTCGATGTTCGCCTGGCAGTTCGCCAAGGCGCAGGAAGTGGCCCGCGCGAATGGCTGGACACGGTTCATTTCGATGCAGAACCACGTCAATCTGCTCTACCGCGAAGAAGAGCGCGAGATGCTCCCGCTGTGCGCTGATCAGGGCGTAGGGGTCATCCCGTGGAGCCCGCTCGCGCGGGGCAAGCTCGCGCGCGCATGGGATGAAACCACCGTGCGCAGCGAGACCGACGGCTTCGGCAAGCTGCTCTATCGCCAGCAGGAAGAGGCGGATCGCGCAATCGTGGAGACGGTCGGCGCGATTGCCGCAGACCGCGGTGTATCGCGCGCGAGCGTCGCGCTGGCATGGCACTTCGCCAAGGATGTCACCGCACCGATCATCGGCGCGACCAAGGACGGTCATATCGCCGCCGCCGTGGCCGCGATGGACCTTGGCCTGAGCGATGACGAGGTCGCGCGGCTCGAACAGCCCTATCTGCCCAAAACCCCGGTCGGCGTGGTCTCCACCGTGCCGCGCGACTGGTCGCTATCGCAGGTCGCCGAATAG